The Plasmodium knowlesi strain H genome assembly, chromosome: 5 genome has a window encoding:
- a CDS encoding pre-mRNA-splicing helicase BRR2, putative: MAEEYEKYKRFEYRMNSNLVLQREGPIPNFNEPTGESESLVGKLKHKMGDKVEYTKPTSQGRRTDEGYRRSNKRKEFIFDESRKKVKRGSSTSVKDRSVLNINLQDIFMYKPSTKYTEKIFSNVMGMVRGIIGDHTGDIINSACNEVLHILKNDKLSNEEKKKQVEDALEVSSMTDEQFIELNNYAREIYDFNREEVFEEVDEEEGVAVVFEEDDEYLDYRSSTKGRDGSRSQEDMATTNELTDDEDDDDDDNDEEDDGSDDDNDDDDADRHDSDNDGDDDQDDQSVEENNLGEEDDGNDDEEGEGETRKKNTKLEKKSSGGKSSKGGMIMRTGSIPMKKKTEKQEKHLSLKGIKKDRDGKRKEGEDYDLETNSIDAHWLQRELNKVFSDPSLCLEKEKEVLDVLGIYDIQECENKLVHILKYENFCMAKLLIKNRWKVYYCTLLGQAQTEKEKKGIMEEMRKSEEGEEILEELSNFKAMKRNKQSEFAKTMRREADNLFRKRRYGGEEATEESLRGDRFIREEDDDDDQDDDEEEDEDNGDDSNDEEDDAPAKNAKSGTKQSVQTKKLSVRMGKKKERKDSAGERHDAEDDEDEEEVEQFRAKFVDLEKMEVKQKGTNFFNREVVLPVDSSRVERKEYDEIIISSSRSKNSSLKGSMDNEKSRGKENYFTNPDDIKLVSVSELPEWAQEVFTCVGISKLNAIQSKVHEVALHMYEKNMLICAPTGSGKTNIALLCMLNVIGTYRLRSGNIDKNNFKIIYISPMKALVNEQVQSFSLRLKCLNMKVSELTGDVNLSSKEIEESQVIVMTPEKFEVISRKWNEKILLQKIKLIIFDEIHLLNEIRGNVLESIISRINRYVDNTLVYDGGVAHGVQNEVNGDQQNDLNMRRKKIRLVGLSATLPNYEDVGMFLRADLRSGVFYFDYSFRPVQLEQHYIGIKEKKGIKKYALMNQVTYEKVLEEAGKNQILIFVHSRKETYRTAKMLIEKFLKSDNLNKFLMGKKVSSEILLSEKEAIVNEELKEILPFGFGIHHAGMKRTDRKLVEDLFSDRHLQVLVSTSTLAWGVNLPAHTVIIKGTSVYNISVGDFDELSPMDILQMVGRSGRPQYDKSGKAIIITEHKNLQLYLSLNNEQLSIESTLMKNIVNVINSEIVLKNIQNIKEGVNWFRYTYLYIRMMKNPELYGIFGKNEKMESIYFEQGKENNISDLFMEKLNKKIYNIIYSAFITLEKYDLVKYNKKLNTVSSTYIGRISSYYYVDYRSIDLYSKKLNKHTNETELLKIFGMSDEFKHIFVREEEKLELSVIMEKLPIPLKESISIPHTKINILLQLYLSNVTLNGYVINADLIYIQQNALRIFRAFFEISLKKNSYHLSALTLKFCKMVERKMWGTMSPLRQFGLLSNELIRIIEKKNITFRNYLNMSLNEYITIFKNKKIAKNVYKLVHHFPKIELNAYIQPINHRMLKVELNVTPDFIYNPKYHGNFMLFWVFVFDISSESMLHYDLFSLKRGGVANSANINAFNETSQLYKEGEQSGDTLDDHLLTFFVPINENPFYIVKVVSDKWLECESTINLYLKDIILPSKVSFSTPLLDLQALPVNTLKFEEAKKFFHSRNITHFNPIHTQIFPSVYEMGGNVIICSSPGRYYLTPAEFAILKMIRSVMELNSFIRRYIKKEDDLYKIIRDRNIAHIAYNNPMEFIKIVYVAPLEEVVSKTYDNWTSFATSFGMKMAILTGDVQVDTKILQKNNIILCTPDRYNNLSKKWRRKKIFQSINLYVFDHMELLDLSEGSMMEVVISRVRYIATQLELGKSQRGRKSNTNTASSSSEGKLKLPPFVELNLGDDRIREKGGGTGDASHNLNKMQHLSMDDIYENIGVNRIVCLSSCSINNCKDIGEWIGCKKSDYYNFLSSVRNVPIEIYLHAVSIMNKQNRYLSMQRQVYQTVRKLKKKNAIIFVTEDKMCKTLALDLVLSACNDGCSFFSNLGGSTGKENLEDHLQDRLLVELLKQGVGYLYRNMNEMERKVVEALFDKKAIQLLIVAHDYVYRLNVYGNVVILLDTIITHFDGKEEDYSIQSVLQMLSYAGREGEDTKSFVYIYTYITKKEYYKNFIYEPLTVESNMEDNLPNFLNNEIVMNTIENYQDAIDWITWSFFYRRIRKNPNYYGLKGVSNEHISDYLSELIESNIELLSFANCVLVEEGEDSKQGKKARNEITHSGEGAISGSVSIKPCNLGIIASYYNIDYHVIHFFNQYVLSLKGLKKNRILEIVCLSSVMSEVVKMSNYDVMLCVKIAQTCNMKVTSEFLKLSISTESITGKNSLLSGDDPDGQSNHLNKSGENDKKEQYINLVNFISNPMYFTPHLKALIILQAHIHRYSIPINYVEETKRVLQKTFKLINALIDVISSNNILNFCLFVMEISQMLTQSMNRTDESNLMQLPHFDEDLIKKAKELEIGDVYDLINAEDEQREELLNGLSEKEKSEIANVCNIFPVIEVHYDIDLEKKYKVNEIATLNLTVERDLVQDDPDATANCFAHSLYLPFEKEELWWVVIGIKKMNLLLSIKKQSLVKAVNNLKVNFELPDQPGRYDVVIYIINDCYVGCDQEYEFSIDVEA, translated from the coding sequence ATGGCGGAGGAGTATGAAAAGTACAAGCGGTTTGAGTACCGCATGAATTCCAACCTGGTCCTCCAGAGGGAGGGCCCCATTCCTAATTTCAATGAGCCTACGGGTGAGAGCGAAAGTCTGGTAGGGAAATTGAAGCATAAGATGGGCGACAAGGTAGAGTACACGAAGCCTACTAGCCAAGGTAGGAGAACAGATGAAGGATATAGGAGAAGCAACAAGAGGAAGGAATTTATCTTCGATGAAAGCAGGAAGAAAGTTAAAAGAGGATCCAGTACGAGCGTTAAAGATAGAAGTGTATTGAACATTAACCTGCAggatatatttatgtataagCCAAGCACCAAGTACACGGAGAAAATATTCTCCAATGTAATGGGGATGGTTAGAGGCATCATTGGAGACCACACCGGTGACATCATTAACAGTGCATGTAACGAAGTACTTCATATTCTGAAGAACGATAAGTTAAgcaatgaggagaagaagaaacaagtGGAAGATGCTCTTGAGGTGTCGTCCATGACAGATGAACAATTTATTGAACTGAACAATTATGCTAGGGAAATTTACGATTTTAACAGGGAGGAAGTTTTTGAGGAGGTGGACGAGGAGGAGGGAGTCGCCGTGGTGTTTGAGGAAGATGATGAGTATTTAGACTATCGGAGTAGCACGAAGGGTCGAGACGGGAGCAGGAGCCAAGAAGACATGGCCACCACGAACGAGTTGACCGATGAcgaagacgatgatgatgacgacaacgacgaagaagatgatggtagtgacgatgataatgatgatgacgatgcaGATCGTCATGATAGTGATAATGATGGAGATGACGACCAGGACGACCAATCTGTGGAGGAAAATAATCTTGGAGAGGAAGACGACGGAAACGACGAcgaagagggggaaggagagacgagaaaaaagaacacgaaattggaaaagaaaagtagcGGGGGGAAAAGCTCCAAAGGAGGCATGATTATGAGGACAGGTTCTATCcctatgaagaaaaaaactgaaaaacaAGAGAAGCATTTAAGCTTGAAAGGTATTAAAAAAGACAGAgatggaaagagaaaggaaggagaggatTACGATTTGGAAACGAATTCAATTGACGCACACTGGTTGCAAAGGGAATTAAACAAAGTTTTTAGCGATCCATCCTTGTGTCtagagaaagagaaagaagtgCTAGATGTGTTAGGTATCTATGATATACAAGAATGTGAAAACAAGCTAGTACACATTCTCAAGTACGAAAATTTTTGCATGGCAAAATTGTTGATTAAGAATAGATGGAAGGTTTATTACTGTACGTTGCTTGGGCAAGCCCAGacggagaaggagaagaaggggatcatggaagaaatgaggaagagcgaagagggggaagagaTTTTAGAGGAGCTTTCTAATTTTAAGGCaatgaagaggaacaaaCAGAGCGAATTCGCCAAGACGATGCGGAGGGAGGCGGATAATTTGTTCAGGAAGCGTAGGTACGGGGGGGAGGAGGCTACGGAGGAGAGTCTCCGGGGAGATCGTTTCATTCGCGAggaagacgatgatgatgatcaggatgatgatgaggaggaggatgaagacaACGGTGATGATAgtaatgatgaagaggatgatgCCCCTGCGAAGAACGCAAAGTCAGGTACGAAGCAATCTGTACAAACGAAGAAACTAAGCGTGAGGATGggcaagaagaaggaaaggaaggacaGTGCGGGCGAGCGGCACGACGCCGAAGACgatgaagacgaagaagaagtggAACAATTCAGAGCTAAGTTTGTCGACCTAGAGAAGATGGAAGTAAAACAAAAGGgaacgaatttttttaacagagAAGTTGTATTACCAGTAGACAGCTCCAGAGTGGAGAGGAAAGAGTACGATGAGATTATAATTTCCAGTTCGAGGAGTAAGAATAGTAGTTTGAAGGGATCGATGGACAATGAGAAGtctagggggaaggagaattaCTTCACGAACCCAGATGATATAAAGCTCGTTAGCGTATCAGAACTACCCGAGTGGGCACAGGAAGTTTTCACATGCGTAGGGATTAGCAAACTGAACGCTATACAGTCAAAGGTACATGAAGTAGCTCTCCACATGTATGAGAAGAATATGCTTATATGCGCTCCTACGGGTTCGGGAAAAACGAACATTGCCTTGTTGTGTATGCTTAATGTGATAGGAACATATAGATTACGTAGTGGGAATATcgacaaaaataattttaagattatatatatatcccctATGAAGGCGTTGGTGAATGAGCAGGTGCAATCGTTTTCTCTTCGACTGAAATGCCTAAATATGAAGGTGAGTGAATTAACAGGGGATGTGAATTTAAGCAGTAAGGAGATTGAGGAGAGTCAAGTTATCGTGATGACCCCAGAGAAGTTCGAAGTGATAAGTCGGAAGTGGAATGAGAAGATTCTTTTGCAAAAGATAAAGCTCATCATCTTCGATGAAATTCATCTGCTAAATGAGATCCGTGGAAATGTTCTCGAAAGTATCATCAGTCGGATCAATCGGTACGTGGACAACACGTTGGTCTACGATGGTGGTGTTGCGCATGGGGTGCAGAACGAAGTAAATGGCGATCAACAGAACGACCTAAACATGCGAAGGAAGAAGATTCGTTTGGTGGGTCTGTCGGCTACGTTACCGAATTACGAAGATGTGGGTATGTTCCTGCGTGCGGATTTGCGAAGTGGTGTGTTCTACTTCGACTACTCCTTTAGACCAGTCCAGTTGGAGCAACATTACATTGGTAtcaaggagaagaaaggaattaaaaagtatGCCCTGATGAATCAAGTCACCTATGAAAAGGTTCTAGAAGAGGCCGGAAAAAATCAGATCCTAATTTTTGTGCATAGCAGAAAGGAAACGTACCGAACGGCCAAGATGCTGATAGagaaatttttgaaaagtgATAATCTGAACAAGTTCcttatgggaaaaaaagtatccAGTGAAATATTGTTATCGGAAAAGGAGGCTATAGTGAATGAAGAATTGAAGGAAATTCTACCCTTCGGGTTTGGTATTCATCACGCAGGGATGAAGAGAACAGATAGGAAGTTAGTGGAAGATTTATTTTCCGATAGACATTTACAGGTTCTGGTATCAACGAGTACCCTCGCTTGGGGAGTAAACCTTCCTGCACATACAGTTATCATTAAAGGTACTAGTGTGTATAATATAAGTGTGGGAGATTTTGATGAATTGTCTCCAATGGATATCCTCCAAATGGTAGGTAGATCAGGAAGACCGCAATACGATAAAAGTGGAAAGGCAATTATCATAACAGAGCACAAAAATTTGCAACTTTACTTATCCTTGAATAATGAACAGCTGTCTATCGAATCGACGTTAATGAAAAACATAGTGAATGTTATAAATTCGGAGATcgttttaaaaaacatacaaaacATTAAGGAAGGAGTGAACTGGTTCCGTTATACTTAtctgtacatacgtatgatGAAAAATCCAGAATTGTATGGAATATTCGGgaagaatgagaaaatgGAATCCATATATTTTGAACAaggtaaagaaaataatatatctgacttgttcatggaaaaattaaataaaaaaatttacaacatAATTTACTCTGCTTTTATAACCTTGGAGAAATACGATCTGGTGAAATATAATAAGAAGCTGAACACTGTGAGTAGTACATATATAGGAAGGATCAGTAGCTACTATTATGTGGATTACCGATCTATTGATCTCTACAGTAAGAAGCTCAACAAGCATACTAATGAGACGGagttgttaaaaattttcggAATGAGTGATGAATTTAAGCACATCTTTGtaagagaagaagagaaacttGAATTGTCTGTAATAATGGAGAAGCTACCTATCCCATTGAAGGAGTCAATAAGTATTCCGCACACAAAAATTAATATTCTATTACAGTTGTACCTATCCAATGTAACCCTAAATGGATATGTTATTAACGCAGACTTGATATACATACAACAAAACGCCTTAAGAATTTTCAGagctttttttgaaatttcgtTGAAAAAGAATTCCTACCATTTAAGTGCGCTGACATtgaaattttgcaaaatggtaGAGAGAAAAATGTGGGGTACCATGTCTCCTTTGAGGCAGTTTGGTCTCCTTAGCAATGAGCTTATAAGAattatagagaaaaaaaatattacgtTCAGGAATTACCTAAACATGAGTCTCAATGAGTAcataacaatttttaaaaataaaaaaattgcaaagaaCGTATACAAATTGGTTCATCATTTTCCGAAAATTGAAttgaatgcatatatacagcCGATTAACCATAGAATGTTGAAGGTTGAATTGAATGTCACTCCTGATTTTATATACAATCCAAAGTATCATGGTAATTTTATGTTGTTTTGGGTTTTTGTCTTCGACATTTCCAGCGAGAGTATGTTACATTACGACTTATTTAGTTTGAAGCGGGGTGGAGTTGCGAATTCGGCAAATATAAATGCTTTCAATGAAACTTCACAGTTGTATAAAGAGGGGGAGCAGTCAGGCGATACACTGGATGATCATTTGCTAACCTTCTTCGTACCGATAAATGAGAATCCATTTTATATCGTAAAGGTGGTATCTGACAAATGGTTAGAATGTGAGAGTACAATAAATTTGTACTTGAAGGATATAATCTTGCCCTCCAAGGTTTCCTTCTCTACACCACTCCTCGATTTGCAAGCATTGCCAGTTAACACCCTCAAGTTTGAAGAGGCGAAGAAATTTTTCCACAGTCGGAATATTACACATTTTAACCCTATCCACACACAGATATTTCCATCCGTGTATGAAATGGGTGGCAATGTAATAATATGTAGCTCTCCTGGTAGGTACTACCTAACCCCAGCCGAATTTGCCATCTTGAAGATGATCCGTTCTGTCATGGAGTTGAATTCTTTCATTAGGaggtatataaaaaaggaagatgatTTATACAAAATTATTCGCGATCGAAATATTGCTCATATAGCTTACAACAACCCTATGGAGTTTATCAAAATTGTCTATGTAGCCCCTTTGGAAGAAGTCGTATCGAAAACGTATGATAACTGGACCAGCTTTGCAACCTCCTTTGGAATGAAGATGGCTATACTGACAGGCGATGTACAGGTGGATacgaaaattttacaaaagaataatataattttgtgCACTCCTGATAGATATAATAATttgtcaaaaaaatggagaaggaagaaaatttttcagTCGATAAATTTGTATGTATTTGATCATATGGAATTGTTGGACTTGTCGGAAGGGTCTATGATGGAAGTCGTCATTAGTCGGGTGAGATACATAGCGACCCAGTTGGAGTTAGGGAAATCGCAAcgaggaaggaaaagcaacACGAACACAGCTTCTTCATCTTCGGAGGGGAAATTGAAATTGCCTCCGTTCGTTGAACTAAACTTGGGAGATGATAGAATAAGAGAGAAGGGAGGAGGAACAGGAGATGCATCTCATAACCTTAACAAAATGCAACATCTCAGTATGGATGATATTTACGAAAATATTGGGGTGAATAGAATTGTGTGTTTGTCCAGCTGCTCCATCAACAACTGCAAGGATATAGGGGAATGGATTGGATGTAAGAAGAGCGACTACTACAACTTCTTGTCCAGTGTAAGAAATGTTCCCATCGAAATTTACCTGCACGCTGTGAGCATCATGAACAAACAGAATAGATACCTGTCCATGCAGAGGCAGGTATACCAAACAGTtaggaaattgaaaaagaagaatgccATCATCTTCGTAACGGAGgataaaatgtgtaaaacGTTGGCGCTCGATTTGGTTCTTTCTGCATGTAATGATGGTTGtagttttttctccaatttgGGAGGGTCTACTGGGAAGGAGAATTTGGAGGATCATCTGCAGGATAGGTTGTTGGTGGAGTTACTGAAACAGGGAGTGGGTTACCTGTACCGAAATATGAATGAGATGGAGAGAAAGGTTGTGGAGGCTCTCTTTGACAAGAAGGCCATACAGTTACTCATCGTGGCACACGACTACGTGTATAGGTTGAACGTTTATGGAAATGTAGTAATATTGTTGGACACCATAATTACCCATTTCGATGGGAAGGAGGAGGATTATTCCATTCAGAGTGTTCTGCAGATGTTGAGTTATGCAGGTCGGGAGGGAGAAGACACCAAGTCGTTtgtttacatatatacgtacatcaCCAAGAAGGAGTATTACAAGAATTTCATTTACGAGCCTCTCACTGTGGAGTCCAACATGGAGGATAACCTACCAAACTTTTTAAACAACGAAATAGTGATGAATACAATTGAAAACTATCAGGATGCTATCGACTGGATCACATGGTCTTTCTTCTATAGAAGGATTAGGAAGAACCCCAATTATTATGGATTGAAAGGGGTATCCAATGAGCATATATCTGATTACCTGTCGGAGCTTATTGAGAGTAACATTGAGTTGCTCTCCTTTGCTAACTGTGTGTTGGTTGAAGAGGGTGAGGATTCTAAGCAGGGGAAAAAGGCACGAAATGAAATAACTCATAGTGGAGAAGGAGCTATCAGTGGTTCTGTCTCCATTAAGCCATGCAATCTGGGTATCATTGCTTCGTATTACAATATTGACTACCATGTAATCCACTTTTTCAATCAGTACGTTTTATCCTTGAAgggattgaaaaaaaacagaatatTGGAAATTGTATGTCTTTCCAGTGTTATGTCTGAGGTGGTAAAAATGAGCAACTACGATGTGATGTTGTGTGTGAAAATCGCACAGACATGTAACATGAAAGTTACTTCTGAGTTTTTAAAGCTTTCCATAAGTACTGAATCTATAACGGGGAAAAATAGCCTTCTTTCAGGGGATGATCCAGATGGACAATCAAATcacctgaacaagtcaggtgaaaatgataaaaaagagCAATACATAAATTTAgtgaattttatttccaaCCCGATGTACTTTACGCCCCATTTGAAAGCACTCATTATTCTGCAAGCACACATTCATCGGTATAGTATTCCGATAAACTACGTTGAGGAAACTAAAAGGGTTCTCCAGAAAAcatttaaattaattaatgCACTGATAGATGTAATTAGCAGTAACaacattttaaatttctGCCTTTTCGTTATGGAGATATCGCAAATGTTGACACAGAGCATGAACAGAACAGATGAATCGAACCTGATGCAGTTACCACACTTTGATGAAgacttaataaaaaaagcgaaagagTTGGAGATAGGAGATGTGTACGATTTGATCAATGCGGAGGATGAACAGAGAGAGGAACTCCTGAATGGATTGagtgagaaggaaaaaagtgaaattgCTAACGTGTGTAACATTTTCCCTGTTATTGAGGTGCACTACGATATCGACctagagaaaaaatacaaagtcAATGAAATTGCTACTCTGAATTTGACGGTAGAACGGGACTTGGTGCAAGACGACCCCGACGCGACTGCCAACTGTTTTGCACACTCACTGTACCTCCCCTTTGAGAAGGAAGAGCTGTGGTGGGTTGTCATTGGGATCAAGAAAATGAACCTACTGCTTTCTATAAAGAAGCAGTCTCTCGTCAAGGCCGTTAATAATTTGAAGGTGAACTTTGAGTTGCCTGACCAACCCGGTCGCTACGATGTTGTCATCTACATTATAAATGATTGCTACGTGGGTTGCGATCAGGAGTACGAATTTTCCATTGACGTGGAGGCGTGA
- a CDS encoding eukaryotic initiation factor 4A-III, putative, with the protein MEKEENYRMSEKYEICTSFENIGIDEGLLRGIYAYGFEKPSAIQQRGIKPILSGRDVILQSQSGTGKTCVFAVGALNCVNRNLSETQVIILSPTRELAEQTQKVCLALADYIHVTIYCCIGGKKMSDDIKALNNGVHIISGTPGRIYHMLNLRHLKCKYIKQLVIDEADEMLNKGFKEQVYDIYRFLSPNTQIVLSSATLPQEVLEITNKFMHRPVKILVKRDELTLEGIKQFFVSIEKEQWKYETLADLYESLTITQAVVFCNTKMKVDWLTKKMQEANFTVCKMHAGMSQSERDDIMLKFRQCKFRVLISTDIWGRGLDVQEVSLVVNYDLPNSRESYIHRIGRSGRFGRKGVAINFVKNDDIKILRDIEQYYSTQIDEMPMNITELL; encoded by the coding sequence atggagaaggaagaaaattacagAATGTCGGAGAAGTACGAAATATGTACGAGCTTCGAAAACATAGGAATTGATGAAGGTCTATTGAGGGGGATTTATGCATACGGATTTGAAAAACCATCAGCCATTCAGCAAAGAGGTATCAAACCGATTCTAAGTGGCAGAGATGTTATTTTGCAAAGTCAAAGCGGGACAGGAAAAACTTGTGTCTTTGCAGTGGGTGCACTAAATTGTGTTAACCGTAACTTGAGCGAAACGCAGGTGATTATACTGTCTCCAACGAGAGAGCTAGCAGAACAGACGCAGAAGGTGTGCCTGGCATTAGCAGATTATATACATGTAACCATATACTGTTGTATCggaggcaaaaaaatgagtGATGATATAAAGGCCTTAAATAATGGAGTGCATATTATTAGTGGTACTCCAGGGAGAATTTACCATATGCTAAACTTGAGGCACTTAAAGTGCAAGTACATAAAGCAACTAGTTATTGATGAGGCAGACGAAATGTTGAACAAAGGATTCAAAGAACAGGTGTATGACATTTATCGTTTTTTGTCTCCGAACACACAGATCGTACTATCGTCAGCCACACTTCCACAGGAGGTGTTAGAAATAACAAACAAGTTCATGCACAGACCTGTGAAAATCTTAGTAAAGAGAGATGAACTAACTTTAGAAGGAATAAAgcaattttttgtttccataGAGAAAGAGCAATGGAAATATGAAACGCTTGCAGATTTGTATGAAAGCTTAACCATCACCCAAGCGGTTGTTTTCTGTAATACCAAAATGAAGGTAGATtggttaacaaaaaaaatgcaggagGCGAATTTTACCGTTTGTAAAATGCATGCAGGGATGAGTCAAAGTGAGCGAGACGATATCATGTTAAAGTTCAGGCAGTGTAAATTCCGTGTTCTTATATCGACTGATATTTGGGGAAGGGGTCTAGACGTACAGGAAGTCTCCCTTGTCGTTAATTATGATTTGCCCAACTCGAGAGAAAGCTACATTCACCGCATCGGGAGAAGTGGCCGATTTGGGAGGAAGGGTGTCGCCATCAactttgttaaaaatgaCGACATAAAAATTCTCAGGGATATCGAGCAGTACTACTCCACGCAGATTGATGAAATGCCTATGAACATCACAGAGCTGCTCTAA
- a CDS encoding serpentine receptor, putative yields MAMPKGGFLTVLFFLLCIAHWDGGFPPPDRDCRQSCPKLCPTDGESYTWGIWPRSSVPMMNVKGRSIASGFYATGKVIYGLKEERNFSVYGDFCYSRSRHTMGRNGVLIVTSSYIPNTKLLILKKVEEDINNYMNGKNGNRCADLERKALFVHPFDNTPEGNLPNSYSLYEEDIGDNLKDTPLNFVLLACGRHVKNAYKIEFRNNAHFLRNHFSCEDQGLIEIHFLLVVILVVLSLAYKSRQDSLRGAHSAMKEGIHMSVMFFVLSNLCYLIHIFFYAFDGTGLTSLKVLSQMGESIYDCFVMTIIFYIMCCTMDREKRRKDTFRTALNYGVLKFLYLLVEMQNQEDLNLYASLHSVVALPFVLYRVIIAATIYRNYKRLLMEKTSREETFFISLHMFLYNLWILSIPAYYLLMSRASIHFTHLYVHFLNLLILIYLVHIISEKKYEVMESRHPYLDME; encoded by the exons ATGGCGATGCCAAAGGGGGGATTTTTAACTGTTCTGTTTTTCCTACTATGTATTGCCCACTGGGATGGGGGATTTCCTCCCCCGGACAGGGACTGCCGACAGAGTTGTCCAAAGTTGTGTCCAACCGATGGGGAAAGCTACACGTGGGGTATATGGCCACGTAGTTCTGTCCCCATGATGAAtgttaaaggaagaagtattGCGAGTGGCTTTTACGCAACAGGGAAGGTCATATATGggttgaaggaggaaagaaacttTAGTGTGTATGGAGATTTCTGTTACAGTAGAAGTCGACATACAATGGGAAGAAATGGAGTGCTTATTGTGACAAGTTCGTATATCCCCAATACTAAATTGTTAATCCTGAAGAAGGTGGAGGAAGACATTAACAACTACATGAATGGGAAGAACGGAAACAGATGTGCAGACTTAGAGAGGAAAGCCTTGTTTGTGCACCCCTTTGATAATACCCCCGAGGGGAATTTACCGAATTCGTATTCCCTTTATGAAGAGGATATCGGTGACAATTTGAAGGATACCCCATTGAATTTTGTCCTACTCGCTTGTGGACGCCACGTGAAGAATGCCTACAAAATTGAGTTCCGAAATAATGCGCACTTTTTGAGGAATCACTTTTCTTGCGAGGATCAGG GGCTCATCGAGATCCACTTTCTCCTGGTGGTCATCTTAGTTGTCCTCTCCCTTGCGTACAAATCGAGGCAAGATTCATTGAGGGGAGCGCACAGTGCCATGAAGGAAGGTATCCACATGTCAGTGATGTTTTTTGTCCTCTCTAACCTATGCTACCTCATACATATATTCTTTTACGCATTCGACGGGACAGGGTTAACCTCATTAAAGGTGCTCAGTCAGATGGGTGAATCCATATACGACTGCTTCGTCATGAccatcattttttacattatGTGTTGCACAATGGATAGAGAGAAACGAAGGAAAGATACCTTCCGAACTGCGCTCAATTATGGTGTCCTAAAATTTTTATACCTTCTGGTGGAAATGCAAAACCAGGAAGACTTGAATCTCTACGCATCTTTGCATTCAG TTGTAGCTCTACCTTTTGTGCTTTACCGCGTGATCATAGCAG CAACGATTTACAGAAACTACAAGCGACTGCTGATGGAGAAGACTTCAAGGGAGGAAACCTTCTTCATCTCGCTTCACATGTTTTT ATACAACCTCTGGATTTTGTCCATCCCGGCATATTACCTGCTGATGAGCAGAGCTtcgat CCATTTCACCCACCTGTACGTGCACTTTTTGAATCTTCTTATTTTGATAT ATTTGGTGCATATCATTTCGGAGAAGAAGTACGAAGTCATGGAATCCAGGCATCCCTACTTGGATATGGAGTGA
- a CDS encoding methyltransferase, putative, whose product MYYVKKYEHKLLSETLRFLGFTVKWGIHENGYWMTNLNYSFDYMLSNLVIKYLKEKKVKSVIDVGCGYGHYVNELNFHKIRTVGVDGNSKLVNLLKNEDIFPLDATNEYFVAEILNKVNDSNRKEHAKEDKCLDVKKVIKKAGEIGRSVLHFDYVLCLNVGEYIPKKKEEVFLKNLDRLNSKGIILSWDIPDTFNTGTINEKSEEEILDLFLNAYNYTYDEKSSAFFRKNCSNDALKNCIYIFEKRRG is encoded by the exons atgtatTATGTGAAAAAGTATGAACATAAGCTGCTGAGCGAAACGTTGCGatttttagggtttacagtaAAGTGGGGAATTCACGAAAATGGCTACTGGATGACAAATCTTAACTATTCCTTTGATTATATGTTGTCCAATTTAgtgataaaatatttaaaggagaaga AAGTTAAATCGGTTATAGATGTAGGCTGTGGGTACGGGCACTACGTGAACGAATTAAACTTTCACAAAATAAGGACAGTGGGAGTTGACGGGAATTCTAAGCTAGTGAATCTTCTCAAGAATg AGGATATCTTCCCACTGGACGCAACGAATGAATACTTCGTAGCGGAGATACTGAACAAAGTGAACGACTCGAATAGGAAGGAGCATGCGAAGGAGGACAAATGTTTGGATgtgaaaaaagtaataaaaaaggcTGGAGAAATTGGCAGGAGCGTTCTCCACTTCGACTACGTATTATGCTTAAACGTGGGGGAGTACATTCCCAAG aaaaaagaagaagttttcCTCAAAAACTTGGACAGACTAAACAGCAAGGGAATTATTTTATCGTGGGATATTCCGGACACCTTCAACACAGGGACGATAAATGAAAAGAGTGAAGAGGAAATTCTGGACCTCTTTCTGAACGCTTATAATTACACATATGATGAAAAGAGCAGTGCATTTTTTCGGAAAAACTGCAGCAATGATGCTctaaaaaattgcatttacatttttgagAAACGCAGAGGGTAA